The genomic region ATTCGGCACGTGCCGACCTCAGCTATATCGAGCGCGGACTGTTTGCTCTTGCGCTGGAAGAACGCGGCTTCGACCGTCGCGTCATCATGTCGTCGCTCGGCATGGAGAAGACGCAGCTGTCGAGGCTGATGAGCGTCGCCCATTCAGTGCCGCGGTCGCTTATCGAAGCGATAGGCTCGGCACCGAAGGCCGGCCGTCCGCGATGGGTGGCTCTTGCAGAACGTCTCGCCGATGCAAAACAGGGTTCCGCGCTTCAAAGCCTGCTCGATAGCCGGGCATTCAAGGATGCCGACAGCGACAGCCGTTTCGGTCAGGTGATGGAATGTCTGGCTGTCCAGAAGACGCGCAAGAAGCCCGAAGCTGTGAAAAGCAGTGTCGGTGTCCAGCTGGCGACGCTCGAGCGCGGAGGTTCAAAGATCAATATGGTGTTCGACGAAAAGACGGCACCGGCTTTTGCCGATTACGTCGCCGCACGACTAGCGCAGCTGCATCAATCCTATCTCGCGGAGCGACAGGCAGATTAAGCCCCAGCATCGTGAACCCGTTTTAACGAAGCAAAAGAGGACTGTACCGCAAAAGAAAAAAGCCCCCGAACGTTGCCGTCACGGACGCTTTCTCTAAGTCTCGCAGCTTGCGAATCGCATTTTCCGGAAACACCATCAAGAATGTTGGCTCCGTTTGGTGAGCAGATTTCTATTGCCCTATTGAAGGTGACGAGAAAATGCAGACAGGAAGTGTGACGACGCCCTTTGGTCGGCGGGAGATGACGCTTGGCCTGCTGGCAAGCCAATGCTCGGTCTTTCCGACAGGGCGCTGGCGGTGCTGAACGCGCTGCTGAGCTTCTATCCGGGCAATGAGCTCAGTGCAAAGCACGGCCTCGCTGTCTTTCCCTCCAACGCCCAGCTGTCGATCCGCGCCCACGGCATTGCGCCAGCGACGCTGCGCCGCCATCTGGCAGCGCTGATGGACGCCGGATTGCTGGTGCGCAAGGATAGCCCGAACGGCAAGCGCTTTGCGCGCCGGGACGGGGAGGGGGAGGTCGACCAGGCCTATGGCTTCAATATCGCCCCGCTAATTGCCCGCTCTGATGAAATCCAGACACTGGTGGCGCACGTCACCGTCGATCGCGTCCTGTTCAGGGCGATGCGCGAGCGCCTGTCGCTCTGCCGGCGTGACATTGCCAAGCTGATCGCGACGGCGCTGGAAGAGGGCGTGCCGGGTGACTGGCCTATGGTGCATGGGCATTTCCGCGATCTCATAGCCCGGATCCCACGCTCGCCCGACATCCATGACATCACGCCTATTGTCGAAGAGATCGATGAGGCCCCTGCGGCGGATGAGGCTTTCGAGCGCATAAGCCTAACGGATGGCCGTTTGGTGAAACCACGACGGCGAGCAGAGATCAACCGGGCCTAAAGGCGTTTCCGCTCGGGCTTGTGTTGCAGGCCTGCCCGGAAATCCTGTCCTGCGGCCCGGGCGGCAGTATCGGCAATTGGCGAGACCTGATGTGGGTCAGCCCCAGCGCCTACGAGGAGGCTTGCGCCATCATGGGGCCCGAGAATGCGGCGACCGTCACGGCCTGCGTGCTGGAACGGGCCGGCAGCATCACGTCGGCCGTCAGATATCTGCGCGACCTCACCTGCAGGACGGAGCGCGGCGAGTTCGCCATCGGCCCGATGCTGATGTCGCTCGCAAGGGCCAATGCCGGTAGACGCGAGCAGACAGGGTGAGAGAATGATAGATGGCGATTTGCTAGACAGGATATCCGCGTTGTCAATTCGGCCACGCTAAGTTCTGAGCAATGGAAGCGTTGTGCCTTTTTACTACCGATAAGCTACCGACTGCTCATTACTGCAAATGGCTGAACGTTCGTAAAAATGGTTTTTTCGAGGTAAATAGTTCGGGCATCGGTCAAGAGGTCGCCAAGGCTCGCGGCAATTTTTGCTAAGCCTTGGCAACGAGTTTTGAAGTTCTATAGCCTTAGGCGGCCTTGCTTTCGCCGACTGCGGCAAACTGCTTCGACCAATCGGCATACCAGGTCTGGAACAGAGCAAACTGCTTTTCGACGAAACCGCGCTGGCTGTCGGACAGGCTGTCCGTTTCGTTGAAGTGCAGCGTGAATTCGGGATGGCCGGTGAGCACGAGCATGTGCTTGTAGTAGAGAACCAAATCCGGGCCTTCGTCGAAGGAGGACAGGACGCCAAGCGCCGCTTCGAGTTCCAGGGCGTGGGCGCGGGCCTTTGCATCGCCGGCGGCTGCGGCCTCGGACAGGGAAACAAGATGCAGGACTTCGCGGGGCAGGACATTGCCGATCCCGGTGATGGCGCCAGCCGCGCCGCAATTGACGAAACCGTGGAAGACCGCGGTATCGACGCCGACCATCAATGTGACGCCGTCGTCGCGGCTGGTGATGTGTTCAGCCGCATAGCGAAGGTCGGACGGACCGCCGAATTCCTTGAAACCGATGAGGTTCTTGTGTTCGTTGCGGAGTTCGAAAAACAGGTCCGCGCGTGTGGCAAAGCCGTAATAGGGGCTGTTGTAGATGACAGCCGGAAGTTCTGGGGCAGACGAGAGAACCGTCTTGAAATGAGCGCGCTGGGCCGAAACCGATGTGCCGCGCGACAGCACGCGCGGTATGACCATCAGGCCGTGGGCGCCGACGCGCTGGGCGTGGGCTGCGTGAGCGGCTGCCATCCGGGTGTTGACGGCGCCGGTACCGACGATGACGCGAAGACCGGCCTTCACCAGGCGCTCGACGCCTTCCATCCGCTGCTCGTCCGTCAGCAGTGGCCAGTCGCCCATCGATCCACAATAGACCACGGCAGACATGCCGGCCGCGACCAGTTCCTTGCCCTTGCGCACGAGACCGTCGAAGTCGGGGCTGCGGTCGGCATTGCATGGCGTCATCAGGGCCGGAATGCAGCCGGTGAAAATATTGGAAGTCATTGCACTCTCCATCATGGTGTCGGTCAGCAGCGGTCTCGCGGCGATGCTTCGTTGTATACAGTTTGTATTTTAATGTCGATGCCGAATTTGCGGCGGCATGTGGATTGTCGACCGTATGCCTTGGTCGGAAAACGGAATGGGGAAGGGGGTAACAAAAGACGTGGGAACGTCACCCAAGACGCCGGGCAAGCGACGAAGGGTTCGCGGTTCGCGCCAACAACGCAAAAGCACCTACGGCAAGGGCCGCACCACAACATCACAAATTATAAAAGGGGAAAGGTCAGCTTTAAAAGCTGAAATTGGTCGGAGTGGAGAGATTCGAACTCCCGACCCTCTGGTCCCAAACCAGATGCGCTACCAGGCTGCGCTACACTCCGAACCGTTGGTGAGGCGGGGATACACAATTCACTCCCCGCCTGCAACAGTAAATATGCCGGCATTGCCGTTGCAGGCCGATTTTCCTCTGCGGCCCACAAATTGCGGCCCGTACTGCCCCTTGTTCATCGCTGGCTGGCGGCTTGTCTTGACGACAGATGCCGTAAGCCCTGTAATTTGGGATCAATCGTGCGCGCAGAGAAATGCGGAGACCGTCTGCATGCAGAGATTCTTTTCCTCGACATGCGGCATATGGCTGGAATGTTCGAAAAGCACCCATCGGCAATCAGGCACCCGGTCGACATAAGGCTTGACCACGAGCGGCGTCGCTTCGTCGTATTTTCCGGAGATCAGCAGCGTCGGGGCGGTGATCCGGCCCAGCCGCTCCTCGATCGTCCAGTCTTTCATGGTGCCGATGACGTGGAATTCGGTCGGTCCGTTCATGTTGCGGTAGACTGTGTTGTCTTCTTCCATGATCTCGAAGGTCCGGGCCACTTCGGGAGGCCAGGGGGTGACCCGACAGACGTGGCGGTCGTAGAAGACGCGTGAGGCGGCGATATAGTCGGGGTCGGTAAGCGTGCCTGCTCGTTCGTGGCGGAGCAGGGTGTCTTGGACGTCCTGTGGCAATGCTTCGCGCAAGCGGTTGGCCTCCGTTACCCAGGTGTGCATGTTGGCCGGGGAATTGGCGATGACGAGCGCCGTCAGACCGTCTGGTTGCCGCACCGCGTGTTCCGCGCCGAGCATCCCGCCCCAGGACTGCCCGAGAAAGGCATAGCGGTGCTGGATGCCGAGATGGGTGAGAAGAGCGTCGAGTTCCTCAAGGAACAAGGCGGGCGTCCAGAAGTCCGGGCCCTTGTCCGGCAGGCGGGTCGAGTTGCCGTTGCCAAGCTGGTCGTAGTGGATGACGGCCCGGCCATCCAGGGCCGCGATCTCCTTGAATGCGTCGACATAGTCATGGGTGCAGCCGGGACCGCCATGGGCCACCACCAGCGGTAGCCGGTCGCTGTCGAGCGATCCGGTGATGCGGAACCAGGTCCGGTAGGTCCGGAACGGCAGATAATCTTCTTTCGAGGTCACGTCGGCCACCTGTGTCTCCATCTCGATGAACTATCGGGAGCAGCATAGAGGCGGAGGTGTGCCACTGGCAGCTATCACAAGTTATAGGATGGCGGGGTTTCCAGCAGCCGGTAATGGGTGGCGCGGACGACGGCCTGGGTGCGGTTCCTGGCGCCGAGCTTCCGGGCAGCGGCATTCAGGTGCATGACGACGGTCGGCACGGAGCGCTCGATGATCCGCGAGATTTCCTTGGCCGAAAGTCCCTCGGCGGAATAGCGCAGGCATTCCCGCTCCCGCTCTGTCAACCGCATCTTGGCGACCGTCAGGGCAGAATTGTCGAACAGGCAAAAGGCCGCCTCGTGGAAGACATGGGCAAGCAGCCCGAAGTCGGCGATGTAACGCAGGGCATGTTTCTTGAAGTCGCCGTTCTGCCCCAACCTGATGCCGGTAACAGTTGCATAGTCGCCGCGCGGCATGTGAACCGGCACGGTGACGCCCGTCGACATGTCGTGCTCGCTGAGATAGCGGGCAACGGGTTCGCTGGCTTCGCTCATGAACCTGTTGATGACCGTACCGGCGCGCCGGTCGTAGTCCCAAAAGAACGGCGTCGAGGTGCGCAATGCTACCTGCTGTACCGGGTCGAGCCGGAAATAACCGCGGTCGAACCAGTATTCGTGCATGTCGTCGGAGATATTGCGCAGCTTCAGCAACGAGGGA from Rhizobium rhododendri harbors:
- the repB gene encoding plasmid partitioning protein RepB; the protein is MSRKDTLKAMLSRREQELPTGNSTAGDPAPQVELPAEKKLHHIRSGAVGAMGRSLGNIASAADQARALIAAGAAVVEIPTDKIEASFISDRLADDGVDLARLTDAIRESGQKSPILVRPHPDKPDSYQIAFGHRRVRVMAALKRPVKAVVQNLSDEELVVIQGQENSARADLSYIERGLFALALEERGFDRRVIMSSLGMEKTQLSRLMSVAHSVPRSLIEAIGSAPKAGRPRWVALAERLADAKQGSALQSLLDSRAFKDADSDSRFGQVMECLAVQKTRKKPEAVKSSVGVQLATLERGGSKINMVFDEKTAPAFADYVAARLAQLHQSYLAERQAD
- a CDS encoding dihydrodipicolinate synthase family protein yields the protein MTSNIFTGCIPALMTPCNADRSPDFDGLVRKGKELVAAGMSAVVYCGSMGDWPLLTDEQRMEGVERLVKAGLRVIVGTGAVNTRMAAAHAAHAQRVGAHGLMVIPRVLSRGTSVSAQRAHFKTVLSSAPELPAVIYNSPYYGFATRADLFFELRNEHKNLIGFKEFGGPSDLRYAAEHITSRDDGVTLMVGVDTAVFHGFVNCGAAGAITGIGNVLPREVLHLVSLSEAAAAGDAKARAHALELEAALGVLSSFDEGPDLVLYYKHMLVLTGHPEFTLHFNETDSLSDSQRGFVEKQFALFQTWYADWSKQFAAVGESKAA
- a CDS encoding helix-turn-helix transcriptional regulator → MLDEIGTIRRQFTAHNTLDGRIDHAFEAIKRLGFEALIYDYTPVPYDLDGGIMLPSLLKLRNISDDMHEYWFDRGYFRLDPVQQVALRTSTPFFWDYDRRAGTVINRFMSEASEPVARYLSEHDMSTGVTVPVHMPRGDYATVTGIRLGQNGDFKKHALRYIADFGLLAHVFHEAAFCLFDNSALTVAKMRLTERERECLRYSAEGLSAKEISRIIERSVPTVVMHLNAAARKLGARNRTQAVVRATHYRLLETPPSYNL
- a CDS encoding proline iminopeptidase-family hydrolase, which produces METQVADVTSKEDYLPFRTYRTWFRITGSLDSDRLPLVVAHGGPGCTHDYVDAFKEIAALDGRAVIHYDQLGNGNSTRLPDKGPDFWTPALFLEELDALLTHLGIQHRYAFLGQSWGGMLGAEHAVRQPDGLTALVIANSPANMHTWVTEANRLREALPQDVQDTLLRHERAGTLTDPDYIAASRVFYDRHVCRVTPWPPEVARTFEIMEEDNTVYRNMNGPTEFHVIGTMKDWTIEERLGRITAPTLLISGKYDEATPLVVKPYVDRVPDCRWVLFEHSSHMPHVEEKNLCMQTVSAFLCAHD